From the genome of Nicotiana sylvestris chromosome 1, ASM39365v2, whole genome shotgun sequence:
GAATGCTAGATTGAGAAAACTATTTAAAATCTAACACCCCAGCACAATATAAAAGTGGAGCTAGAGAACCTCAGACCAAGTATGTAATAAGATTGAGaaaactattatatatatatatatcaagcttcatcaactatcccaacaaaaagaCACTACTCCATTATCGAGTATTTGAAAAAGAAAGGACTTCTATAATATGGCCTATATTGCTAATACTACTAGGAAATCTGAAAATTATAAGTAAcgaaagaagaacaagaaagaataagtgaccaaagttttagaaaataaagtgGCTCTTTTGTTCCTTTTTCCCCGATGCTTCATACACAGAGAGTTgccttctatttatagaagtacATTTCTTCTTGAAGTGTTGTGATCTCAAGTGAGGAAGATGCATCTTGAGGAGAATATGTCTTGAGGAAGATGCATCTTGAGGAAGATGTATCTCGAGGAAGATACGTCATGAAGAAGATGCGTCGTGATCTTCTTGCATTGTGGAGTGAATATGTTACGACATTCTTGTTTCTGTCATTTTCTTGGTTAATTAATAGCATTCTTATCTCCTGCAAAACATTGTTAGAAAATATAGAGAATCgaaatattatataaatacttTATTGAAAATAGTATAAttttaagtatataatatatGAATATTTTATATTCATCACGCCACAACATAGCTAATACCAAGTTGCTTCTATATCGACGAGAATTAAGAAATATCAAAAGACATAAACGATGTTACGTTCATTTAGCAATGTTGATCTCGTTATGGGTTCATTTATTGGATAGAAGTGCTTTGGTTCAGAGTATCGATACAGATATACATTCTTAAAATTTGTAGTATAGGTTACTACCatttttggttttatttattGGAACAATCAATAGCAAACTACGatgattttggaagaattttttgCATTTCATTTGACATCAATCTTATAGGTAAAttgcaattattattttttttattttttttgtgaaAATATACAAATAACGTTTGGTTATCTGCTACGTTATGaatcctgaacttacagttacaagttcaaaagttaaggatacttggtcctgaacttcgagttccaagtccaaaagttaaggacacttggtcctgaacttagactaacaagctcaaaagttaaggacaataggtcctgaacttacagttacaagttcaaaagttaaggacaataggtcgtgaagtcctgaacttagactaacaagctcaaaagttaaggacaataggtcatgaacttaggctaagaagcccaaaagttaaggacaataggtcctaaaCTTAcatttacaagttcaaaagttaaggacattaggtcctgaagtcctgaacttagactaacaagctcaaaagttaaggacaataggtcccgaacttaggctaagaagcccaaaagttaagcacaataggtcctgaacttagtctaacaagctcaaaagttaaggacacttggtcctgaacttacaattacaagttcaaaagttaaggacatgtagtcctgaagttaagttcaaaagttaaggacatgtagtcctgaagtccagaacttagagttccaagttcaaaagttaaggacatgtagtcgtGAAGTCTTGAAGTTATGTTCAAAAGACATTAGCAGAAGGATATTTTCGTTCGagcagttaaagtttattaaagcagtggctaaagactaaagacattttaaacattggcttaaaagtaaatacatgtgttattggTGGCTAACCGTGTACTTCCCTCCCCCCCCCATATATACAGTCAACCCTCTTTATAATAACCTCGTTTGTTCAGATATtttttggcttttatagtgaTGGTTGTTATACACTTATAACATCATTTGACGTTTAAATTGGCTGTTATAGATCAAAATTATCCAAAAatcaattattttttctttttaatgttacatataaaagataagaaaattattcaaatttaaaatatcaaaagatatgCATATTTCACTAGTTAAATATTGAAGAAAGCTAATACATTATTAATAAATTCATAACTAAAAGTATAAAGATTTAAGCTATAAGGTAGACATATAAAAGCtacctaaaaaataattaatttcaagaTTGATGGAAGAACTTTATAATTGTAGCTTATTTCGTAGATTTTATTCTCTTACTAGTGATATAAtacttgaattggcgaagattCGTGTCCATTTCAGCAAAAAAGTATCTAATAATTTTCCCTTGAAGACAATCTAAAAGCTTGACAGTTAAATTTTCTAcctaaatatttttttagaatttGCCCAATGGAAAAGATATCATATGCAAATCTTTAAATCTTATGCAAGATAGAAACTTTGTTTAATGGAAACGATTGTGTGCATATTTTTAGAATTGTTATAGTAATCTTAAAGATTCTATATGGCCGTTATAGAGGAGTCATTTTACAAAGATCATTCTGATATAAAtatggttgttgttgttataggtAAAAAGTTATTATAGAGAggtaaaatataacttaaaaaatggGTTATGAGGAaaacttggcttttatagtgaatgactgtTATATAAAGATGTTGTTATAGAAAGGTCTGATTGTAGAAAAAAGTATCGCATATGTTCCAGTCGCTTTGGATTATCTAGAGTTGTCAACATTGGCTTGGCCCATTGGGCCGACCCAACCCAACCCATAATTTAATATGGCTGGGCTAAAATTTTTGGAACCCATTGAAAAGCGAGGCTTTTAAGTCCGACCCAGTTAAGCATGTGGTCCATGAGACTTGACTGAGGCTGGGCTGGGTTGGCCCGTGGGCTTAATAAGcgtatttaattaaaaatataaaaaaaataaaaactaaaaataataagaaaggtAGTTTAATCTCAAACTGGTAATATTTTTTATCTTAATTTGAATACTTTTTGTTCTTAATTTTTTAGTTATTTCTTAttgtttaactaattaacattACATATAATTATAAATTTAGATGAAAATGAAGATGTTAAGACATCTTTGTTTCAAAAGATTATTCAAAAGTACTTGATGAAGATAATTTGTTGGTGTTAGATATGCCATGAGTACCTTGAAAAGATTTTTGAGTAGTTTATTTTGAGTATTGACTTTTAATGAATGAAATATTATTCTCCTTTTTGTTTTATAGTAATCTATTGGAATAATGTCAAAAGTTATTAAGTTTTGTAGAGTTTTCCATCCATCaagtatatttttagacttgtaagTGTGTGTGTCTGTATATATATACACGTTGTGCATTTTAGGTTaaaatttgaattttttgaaaatataaaaaataatttttaaaaatgagGGGCCGGCCCGTGGGGGCCCGTGACCCACGTAAGactgtaaaaattgcacggggcgccttatttggtcgcccccatttaacctatacctatttttttttaaacttttaacttgtacccactttttaaataacttcagccccctttcttctcctcattcgttttcttcttcaagttacaaAACAAACTAGTATTTATCTCCAGAAGCAATGCTGCTTTAGTTATAaggtcaatttttttttaattgaacagTTCGGCAGTTGTACTTCTGCTCCAAATTTACAGCAAATTAGTCTTATGAAAAAGTTTAAGTTACCAGTAGGATGAGCTGTAAAATTTTGGAGTTTTTGTATGTTTATTCGTGTTTGAGCTGAGAAGATGtacactatttttcttaaaaaatcacTGCTAATTTTGGTGCTTCCGAATGTTCCACAAAAAATAATGATGCTATACAATTTGCTTAATATGTAGCACGTGCCTAAGGGAACATTTTTGTAGCAAATGCTCATGACATATTGCAGTGCATTTTTCAGAAGTTGTCCTCTGTATTGAGGTTTATCACTACAAAAAAACATGGGTAAAAACTCAAGAATTTCTGGTGAACCCCTGTCACTAAcattttggaaaattgaaaacctAATTATGTGTAAGACACCTTACATTTCCTAATGCTTGTAGTGAAAGTACGAAAATCCCAATAGTTGCATGAATTCGATCTTCCTacaataaaaaaattgaaaagaaatttaAGTTAGTAAGGCGTATAAGTTGAAGAAAATACATCACAACTCGAAAAAAATAATATGTAAAAAAGTATGCACTTTTTCatcttgaataattaattcaattaaatTAGAATTTTTTGGTTTCTCGCGGCCTGGAATGTGCCATAATCTAACAACACGACCCTTCAAATTCTAACTCATTTTGGATATTAATATTTAGCTGATATAGTTATAGTTTGGAACTATACTTTGCAGAAGTTTGTGTGGAAGCTAAACCCTAAGTAATGTAGAGAAGCCAAACCTAAGcaaaagttgtttaaataaagattgctctagagctgaagttcgccagttacaaacaaaaacttcgccagttacaaacaaaaacttcgccagttacaaaaacaaaaaacttgagctctagagctgaagttcgccaattacaaaaacaaaaacttcagctctagctctagagctgaagttcgttagttacaaaacaaaaactccaGCTCTAGatcgccagttacaaaaataaaaacttcaagcccggctactagaatgctgaagttttacgTGATTGTCTTtgttacttcagccccgtatgctgaagttatgcgaaaaagcgggtaagcttgcaattttttttgcaaagtgggcacaagttaaaacgtgacacaaagcGGGGCTGGACTAGGTTGATCATTTTAAGACCCGTCGAAACATTGGGCCGGCCCAACCTAGCCCGTCAATTGCCAAAGCCGCATGAACTGGGCTAGGTTGGACCGGGCCAGCCCGTATCAGACAGCTTAAGATTATCCATAGCCAAGTGATATTCCATGTCAATTCTAACATGTTTAGTGGAAAAATGACCAATACTGGATTTGTTTGCCTATAAGATTCATAACTAAGGAAGATTGAGGACATAGTTGTCCTGCTTTTCAGTcctcataatttttttttaaaactaactGCCAACTGATTTCTATACTATGACACAGCAACAACAAGAGCAGAGCATAAGCAGGATTCTGGATTCAGGAAGGTGAATCATCAACAATTATCAAGCATAAACATTATTTAGAAAAATAATACATTTTTCTTGCAGAGCCTTCAACTATATAATCATCATAAGTAAAATTGCAacattaatcaactgaaacaggTTGCATGTTCTCTGCCTCTTTCCTCAGATCTTGATACAGAACTGATGACAAGTACCTCTCTCCAAAACTTGCATGTATAGTCTGAAATTGAAAATGAATAAGTTACATCTACAACAAAgtaataaattctgaaaaatgtGCAAAGAAAAAGTATTGAGGCATATTCATACCACTATGAGTTTGCCTTTGTTTTCTGGTTTTTGAGCAAGTTGAAGAGCTGCTACCGTATTAGCTCCAGACGATATTCCAACCTATACAATTGAGATAAGCTTTTTCATTACATGATATAAAGGAATCACCATAGATTTACTCTATAGATGAATACTACTATGTAGTTTAGAATGGAAAGATCTATCATACTTTTATCAAAATGAGAGTGATCGGGACTTTGGACTATCCGGACACATACTTAATCAAACAGTTCATGCATGTTTGTTTTCAGGGGCAACAAGATCAAGTTGGTACTGATCAAGTTGTTTAGCTCTAGGTTTTTAAAAGAAAGATGCATTTATCTTGAACTTTACCATGAGCCCTTCCTTGACTGCCAACTCCCTAGCCATGTTTACGGCGTCATCACTAGAAACCTGCAATACATGAGCAAGTACAGATCATGTACAATTACATGAATGACTTAGCTGTTATTCAATGGAATACATGGTAATCACATAATTCTGTTGATATTTCCAGTTTCAGAAGAAAACAGATTAACAAAGAATTTAACATACCATCAGAACTTCCTCCATTATATCCATGTCCAGGATATCCGGCTTGAATCCAACCCCATTCCCTGTTATGTGATGAGGACCTGTATTGGTGGTCATTTAAAGATTATTATCAATTTTATAAAAGCATGCAGTAATTTGAGTACTTCATAAATACTAGGATGTCACAGACAAATTGAAAGATGAAAGTAAAATTACCTGGTTTTCCACCATTCAGTATATTGCTTTCAGTTGGCTCAACTCCATATATCTAGCAAACGAGAAGAAAATATAGTCTTGAAGTTATGTTAACTTATGAGTTTAACTTCTATGTATTGACGTGTATAAAAACTAATAAGGGCAGATTACTtgataaaacaaattaaaatacaTCGACAGTGTAAAATTATTTACACTCCCCAGCATATATAAGTTAAATTTCTTAACTCATTCTGGAACATAGCCAATCAGAAGTACATTGATAGTATGGATTTACCTTGACGTTAGGATTTCTGGATTTCAGATATTGTCCAACACCAGAGACCGTGCCTCCACTTCCGATTCCCATGACAAAAATGTCAACATTACCCTGAGTTTCTTCCCATATCTCAGGACCAGTCGTCTCAAAATGAATCTGTTTTCAACGTGAAACAGCTGAGAATCCTATAGTGAAACAAAGAACATAGGATTAAATAAGGTTTCTTCAAAATACCTGAGTGTTTGCAGGATTAGAAAACTGTTGAAGCATGAAGGCATTAGGCGTAGATTCCAAAAGGTCATAAGCTTTCTTAACAGTGCCTCCCATTCCTTTGGTTGGATCAGTGAGGACTAAATCGGCTCCAAATGCTCTCATTGTCACTCTCCTCTCTAAGCTTGTGTATGACGGCATTGTCAAAACCATTTTGTAGCCTTTCATTGCTGCCATAAATGCCATACTGATCCCCATATTTCCCGATGTTGGCTCAATCAATGTCGTCTAAATATAATCAAGAATTAGGTCAAAGATAACATATAGTACTTGTCAAGTTTAAAATCTACGCACTGACAAATATTTATACAATCATATGTTACGATAAGAGAAAAATGCGGTGTCCCAAGTTCTTATACTCCTGCTAGTGTCCGGATAGAATTGCATTTACTTACCTTTTCAGGTGATATTAAGCCTTTTTTTTCTGCATCATCGATCATCGCCAATGCTGGTCTGGTGCAAATACAAGAGAATTGTTTTTTCTTAATACAGAGTGGAAGCAAAGAAGTGATGTACAAACAAGAATACAGTTTTTAGACAAATGAGATCCATTCCAGTTACGAACAAATACTCAACATAGACAGGAGAAAAGTATGAAGAAGATAAGATACCTGTCTTTGATGCTAGAAGTAGGTTGAAACATCTCTTGTTTCACAGCTATGTGAGCTCCACATCCTTCTGTCACTTTGTTAAGATAAACCATTGGTGTTTTCCCAATTagctgaaatttgaaatttaatACTATGTCAATTTATCACATAAGCATTTGGGGAGTGTTTGATCATGACTTCACTTGTAAACTGAAATCAATATTTGCAAGCTTAAGTTTGGCCATCACTATTTACAAATCATTGAGCTTCAGACTGAAGCTCAATATAATTTGTATTTCAAATACAAATGAAATATTAAATTAAAGCTCCCTCGAGGAGTATTTCAAGTGAAATAATGATTTTCAATCACAAAACTTCAACTTTCTTTTCAACTGAAATTTATGTTCAAATACAACTTCAACTTTCAATTACTTTTTTTCTACTTCATTTTCaggtactttctttttcaacttcaaccaAAAATTATCTTATTATATTTCAAAACCGACATAAATGTATAAATTTATTGTGAAGGGAGTATCATCCCAACTTCATAAAGCAAAATTTATTTATAGAACTAAAAATCAAGaagcttgcattagggtaggctgtTTATATCCCATCCCTTTGATTTTTCAGTGCCTACAAAACATACTGACAAAAGTGTCAACCTAATCCAATAGTTTAGTCTTCGGTCAATCTTGAAGCTTGACAACTATCAAATCTCAAATAACGTAGAATAATTTGATCCCAATTATAGTTCCCATCAAATCAGACTAACTCAATATTTTACGTTGTTTTCCTTAATCCACGGTTCTCTATTTGAAAAGGAAAACCTTCATGTAATAAGAACTTGAGCAAACTAGAAATACATCCTTATTTCATAATTTGTCTAATACTCTCACTGTTTAAATTTAGACGACACATTTTCTTTATTaatccgttccaaaaagaataacAGATTTCTAaaattggaaataattcaactttacaCTCTTCATTTTACtcaatgagaagcttttatatccatatccacaaaacttttaccccttaagctcaTAAGACCATAAGTTTCAAAaatgttcttttcttttcttacaCTCCGTACCGAATCAAACTGCAACATCTTACCAATAGAAAGAAAAATTAAGTCCCAAAGGTTTAAAGTTAAAGAATAttataaggaaaatgaaaaataaaataaaaatagaaaataaaaacaaGCAATTCAAATAGTACAACCAAGGGCTCCTCGAAAATATCGTTAGTTTAATGATTCACTTTTACCTTACCCACCCTTTTCATGGTCATTATTTCTCatacagaaaagaaaaagatgaTCGACTAAAGTTACAAATCagaattattttttgttttattaaaataattaaactATATATAAATTGATCAAAATATAAATGATCGGAAGGTTAACTTTTCAGCACTGAGTTATGAGACGTCACTTAGATATATACAAGCACAAGAAAGGAAACTCAAATGCCACAGCCAGAAACCAGTAACTAATTTCAGCTAAATCTCTATATAAATACATAAAATCCAGAAAGAGATAAACatttcaaaaaattaaataaGAAGACAAAGACAGAGAAAGAATACTAAGCATAATTGACGAAAGGTAGAGCATAAATGTAGAAAAATAGGGAGAAAGAGAGAAGGAATTAATTAATTGCACTAACTTGAGAAACTTCAGTCTTGATGTTAGTAACAGGAAGCTGTAATTTGGGAGTATGAACTAAAGGCTGAGTAGAGAACAATCTGGTGATGAAATCAACATTACTATTACAGTATCTTGATCTCTTCAGCAATCTGCTTAAAGCCGCCATTGATGAATTCTCAACAGCTCTGAGAAATTGCACTTGAAACCTTTCACAAAATTAAAGCTATGATATATAGCTTAGCTTTTTTTGTGTACCTCACAGTTGAAAGATATGACACCCTTTTTATAACGAAAAGATTTGTCTAACCTTTGGATTATCAAATCGGACTTCTTtgctgtattttttttattttttattttattttttcacccTCTCTCCCACAATCTTTTAGGTATATAAAAAATTAGTATTAAGgacagaataaaaaaaaaaaatgaaataagctAGCAACCAAAATTGCCAAGTTGTAAAAAGACATGCAAGCTCACATGATATTTTTTTGGTTTTCATTTGGTGTTCGCTATTCATATTGAGTCCTAACTAAATTTGAATTCACGCCATAAAATCTTACATCGAGACTAAAATGCTCTCTAACAAAAGCGATTAAATATTTAAAACTCAACTCGAAATTTCTAGTTAATGATAAAGTCATTTCATTACGACCTTCAATTGGTGGATGCTAGCTCACATGATATTGTTCCTGTGTAATTTGTGCTACTACTCCGTCTAGAAAGAATGACAAAACACAGAATATATACAGGTTAAGTTTGATAACGAAATGGACTTTGATTAACCAAATCTAATAGAATTTATATATTTAGAAATTCACATAAAAAAAAAAGCTACAAAATCACAGTTGTTCTAGTAAAAATATTTAAAGAATGTAGTGGAAAATTATAattaaacaacaataacaacggcCAGTTAATtttacaagtggggtctggggagggtaatatgtacgcagaccttacccctaccccgagggacaGAGAAGTTGTtttcaggagaccctcggctcaagaaagtaacaagagacgatatattagtaccatcaatagactcataataaaataacagtaatataagagatacgaaatacgaaatagatggaagGTATAGTAATAACCAACAGATAAAACCCTGCATCAGTAGACGACCAGTAGCATCCtcagactaactcctaactggctagtctcactctagtgtgctttaaaaatattcacaactttcccctaacctacaaccttaatgctcaaCCTTAATTATAATTAAACAAGAAATTATAATTAAATAATGGTTTGATTCCTTCGTAAATTTGTAATTCTACTAGTGATCTAAGGGAATACGTAGGAGTAATGTTATTAACGATTTTCAAGATTTCATTAATGCGAAACCTTTTGTCATTAATATATCCTCTATTTTTTACTCCAAGGACaatataggaaaaaaataattaattcattcttgaaatctggaaaaatcatttattttggaccacaagaaaaaggccaaaaaattacttattttggaccggagggagtaactTGTTTTGCTTTTGGCATAAATGCCATTTGGCGAATGATTTCACAACTATGTATGTGTATCACCATTGTCATCGACTCATCCATGTGAATGAGTTTAGCAAATGAATTAAAAAATAATCTCCTGGTtccattttaattgattttttttagttattttcacacatattaacGAATTCACCTTTTATCATTAATTAACAACGAAGATGACaatattaaccttaatttgttcattaaaaatataacaaatactCCTAGACTCTTTACTTCAAGGATAACTTTGAAAGAAAAAAAGTTATTTCTTTTTTGATATTTGAATAAATCAAATATTGTGggcaaaaaaaaaaaccaaaaaattaaTTAAGGTGGACTTGACGGAGTAGTAATTAAATAAGCTGTTTGTGTTGAAAAATGTAGAGAAATAAAGCCATATGTATCATTGTCGTTCGCCGAAAGGCATACACTTTTATTttactagtcttagggtacgcgctttgTGCGTGTATACTATATTCGTGAATATATGATTTTGAGAAAATCTCTCTCTATCTTTTTTATATATACCACATAATATATTTGAGTTGTAAAATACAAATTAGAAAAAGTAATCTGTCATCACATTAGTCCTCAAATGTCTTACTATTATTTTTTTCTCGTTAGCTTCCGCCAATGTTGAGTTAATATTTTACAAGAAGtaatgtaaaaaaaaatataggGAGTTACCATTCTTTATAGTGAATCATGAAAAATTACAACTCATTTAGAATATGTTTTGTCTTCTAATGTTTTATCCTTGTCGCTTCAAGTTTGCTCTATCTCTAATTTCTCTTTTTACCAATATTTTtcttataaaaataaatttatgtaccatatg
Proteins encoded in this window:
- the LOC104243686 gene encoding bifunctional L-3-cyanoalanine synthase/cysteine synthase 2, mitochondrial; translation: MAALSRLLKRSRYCNSNVDFITRLFSTQPLVHTPKLQLPVTNIKTEVSQLIGKTPMVYLNKVTEGCGAHIAVKQEMFQPTSSIKDRPALAMIDDAEKKGLISPEKTTLIEPTSGNMGISMAFMAAMKGYKMVLTMPSYTSLERRVTMRAFGADLVLTDPTKGMGGTVKKAYDLLESTPNAFMLQQFSNPANTQIHFETTGPEIWEETQGNVDIFVMGIGSGGTVSGVGQYLKSRNPNVKIYGVEPTESNILNGGKPGPHHITGNGVGFKPDILDMDIMEEVLMVSSDDAVNMARELAVKEGLMVGISSGANTVAALQLAQKPENKGKLIVTIHASFGERYLSSVLYQDLRKEAENMQPVSVD